GCATCAGATcagctaaaaaaaataaatatggtCCGTAAGAATCTCAGAAGGGATGGGAGACATGTTCCCCTCTTTATTGTTAAAAAGAAGTAACCAACTCACATAGCTACTCTTCTTTTGATCGATATGCCCCTAATAAAAACGCGATACATAATTATTCACTCGCGGTTATAAATGTTAATGATTGTTGTACCTAAATTATTCCCAGAAGATCTGTTTTTATACCTTATGGATCATGGCTAACTAAAATAAATTAACTTTTATTTGACTCGAGTTTTATTATGGAAAGAAGTAGCCATTTAAACTAATGAATGAATCACTGATTCTTATTTATATGTTTTATACATTTAAACATCTTTAAAACGACGCACATGCTCACATGCATGATTGTACCTTTCTGGCAGGAGAGCGCCGAGCGCCGCGCCAAGTGGTTTCTAATATGTAAAGCTTTGGGCAtggatacaattattcgtgctctggggatgcgcgtgttgcatgctcaaaaattgaaggcgatctgTCTTTCTTTGTCACAACGCAACACCGCACCGTGCTGCACACACAATCCCGACAACCATAACAAACCTCCGAACTTGGATTATAAGGTGTAGAATCGCCAAAATGTTGCCAAACAGTGCAATTTTGGCACGATATCGGCAAAGATTTGcggaattgatttttaaagggcatggaggacaaggcgcataggtgcagctttttctatttcgagaaatacgtgcttGAAGTTACGGAAGCGTATGGATcctaatggcggaaagaaagttcaaactgactttttgttgcttaaaaattggaatttggaggcGAATTTTGCACAGAAAACGCAATAAGacaagttttacttgaaatcagtattatctaaattttctcaaaaactgcgcATACGCgccgtgtcctccaagcccctcaattgggcAATCATAATGCGAAGACgtctcgataaaaaaaatttgcggcGATGTTATGCAGGTATTTCAAAGAGATGCCTTTGGTGGACCCTGCTTCCGGAAAGAGGGTGTAGCTGTGAGCGTCCACCGTAAAAGGAAtccacaaaaaataaacaagtgttGCCAATACCAAGAGCGGCCTTTGAACTTCTTAGAACTAAAGAAGACGTCCAAAAATGTCGACCCAAATCGATGTTACACGTGTCAacggtgaaactctcaaaccatgtatctcggtttgcagcgttgcagacttcctgaaaAATCTTTTGAATTGGTAAATTACGCGacaggaatttttaaaaaaaatgccgtgatttttcttctctgtgtctatgaaaacttcaatgagggtatagttttgattttttctcctttaataaaacaaaataggagCGGGGATATTAAAACATGGTTGAAAAGTTACATTGCGTCGATATTGCATAATACGGTTCTACAAACGCAGTTTCGAAAAAAACCTGATCTATTCTATTTCTACTTCGCTCAGAGCACAAGATCGCAAAAGTATACCTAATGAATTTTTACGCCCTCTCTATGCCCTCTACGCTCCAACAGGCTCCAAATACATGTCTGAAGAATTGAAGTTTCTTAGCGTTCCTAAAATATAATAGATTGTAATAAAGATTTGTTTGATCGtccttgaaaaaataactcAGGGAGCCAAAAACAGGAAACATCATCTTGACTCGAGATGTACGGAGTGTGGTTACATTTTATCATCCTTAGTACACCagtaaatttgaaattgaatgaTGTATTCGTATGTATCATATCAGGTGGTAGAGTATTACCGAAATAGAAATCCGCAAATGTGAAAAGCGTGCTTTTGCGTATATTCGCGTGCTCGAGAGGTTTTTCTTAAGCATGGTATCAAGACTTTCcttattattgaaaaattagagTAATTCTTCAAAGCAGGTAACACGTGGACAGCACGAGGTATACATTTTGCAAACTATGACTATTTTTGGTGCATATCTAAAAAAGACCGATCCCAAGATAAAAACCATCACATCAAGGTATGATTTGCACTGTTCTTTGCGCCAACACTCCGTCGATTGCGAATTGCCGATTGTTGTTGTGATGACTGTCTGAGAAGCGCTGATTTATGAATTATGTAATACTTTCTTCATCGTGAATAGTGGCTGACTACTAAAAAGTCGGCACGCTTTGATAAGTGATTGTGAATGTTGAACCCGACCCGATTTTGTCGAGGCATACCTTTTCGACTTTAATTAGTAAAAGACGAATATATTGAGGTTCAAATCTGAAACCTTGTATACTGGTTTGCGACGATGCAGATGGTCTACTCTCTGTGCTGTatattatttaattaaaaaaattaaggagacCCCCTCCCGCCGCCCCCTGATCGCTTCGCAGTCCACCCCTTCGAAGCGCTTCGCATCTCAGGCGTTATGCAATTACGAGTCACGCTTATGATTTTACATATTAAGGAGtatgatcagggccggatttagagatggccacatgggccgcggcccatggcggcaaattttgcacttttttaaatgtaggtatataaaaaaaatcgaattcagaaataaaattgcaaacgagaaGGGGCGACAAAaactctcatttcctgagagtacagtaatttctaattttgtcgtctttcgaaGATATAAGAGACATCACCTttagttagtcgagttaagagagaaaccaaacacgcaatttggcctgaattggcgcggcgcagagagcaatgatgacgagaacttgagatgaaaaggagaagccctcggcgcggcggttggcatgaaacacatattagcgcctacaagactgcatgaatactcccTGCATTACGTCAAACTAGCGTCAAACACTGTGCTGCCAGCAGCGGTCGatgcgaaacgcatagcgcctacaagactgcatgaatacttcacgcattgcgcaaaaacacagttcggtcagcgcggtgcggcggaagttaaaattattaaaccatatttatgtttgttctttcataattttttcgtacGTTTCTAATAAacctaactttcgcgcaaagttccatgaacttttgctagggATATCAggttttctgtgaaaaattgatgagttgACATTGCGAAATACCGCAATTCGTCgctttttcatcagaaaaaaggaaaacaagaaataaagaACAACTTTAAAATACGGTAGTAAAACATATACGAGTCAAGAAACCATACAGTATTTTTGGATGACAGATACACAATgaatccttcaatttttcacaaattattcctggattttttttaaatgtcccTTTCGTATTTTTTGACTCATGACTTTTTAGAGATACTTTGATCTTCAAAACATGCATTTTAAGTCTTAAGATTTCCAGCGAAAAAAGCATTCGAAGTTTACGGCTTTTCCAAGCGGAACTCATGGCTCGTTCAAAAAATGGTCAAGACAGTCAAAACGTCGAAATTGTTGAAAAGCACCATGAAGCACCAATGACGCGGCAACGCTGCTTTTTGAATCCTAACCTCACTCTAATCAAAACAAACCGCCCTTTCGCCTCGATCCTCTTTTACAGATGTTTTATCTTTTACCCCTAACTCATTTGAATATTCtcgtaccaatttttttttttgtctaaagtGCCTGTCAGTTTCCAATGTCAATATTCCTACACTTATGTAACATCTTGAGTCGTGCATTGAGAGCTTTACCCTTTCTGTGACACATACCCGCTTACAGCAAGAAAGTGACTGTGGTGTTATTTTGTTCATGAAACACACAAATAACTCTGTTATATTTCAccaatttacattgaaaaatctcggtaagagttttaaatttttctgcatgtatttattttaattctatTCAGACAGGCCTTATTTGGGGCATACTTGAGTAAAGTGCAACTGTTCTGCTGCACAAGTGTGACTTGTGCTTTGTGCTGTtgcagcaattttttaaagaaaatcaatgCTAATGAAGCATTGCTCCTTGTAAATTCGATCCTAGTAATGCATTTAATTACAAACACAACCCTACATGAAATGGCAACACAGCGTAATGATGCACTTGCCACATATTATGAATTTTGTACTGATGTCTAAAATTTTGTTGACTTGCATGCCGGTCTGTCTACAAATACGAGGCACACAAATATTACGTCAGATAAGATATAGAAGTGAATTCATGATGCATAAGTCAAGATAAAATTGACGCAATCTGCTAGATATCTTACGTTGGATTGAAGTTAACATATAAGAGCCAGGCTCTGTTTATCAGTTGATCTAGTGCGTTTGATCTGCTTGTGCATGAACCGAGTAGCCAACCGTCAAATAATTCACAGTTTCCAAGCTATCAGTCATATATTTAGATTATCCTCGTTCACTGAGCACACTTGTAAACTGATAAGATAAAGTATCTTCTTTAATTTTGTAGTATTACATGACAGTTTAGTCTTCAGTGTTTCGTCTACATCACCGGTAGCTTTTAAAGTGAACTATACCTATTCCTCGTGAACTCTAAACaattaaattacattttaatttttaagaaactctCCGAAAGATTGTGATGAGCAATACTTATAAGTGATTTTATTTACCTAATTATTGACTCTTAGTTCAGTGGTAAGTAAGTTATTTCATTTCTCTGTTTTCCCtctcatataaaaaaaatataaaaatatataaagtaGGTATACTGTTtgttaaatattaaaaacattCCTTCTTGCTTTGTGTGTTTTCAGGAATATGgtattggagtttttttttctaattctcaTTTTCAATCATaatgccacaaaaaaaaaaaaaaaaaaaaaaaaaaaaaaaaaaaaaaaaaaatttctctctatttcctaagttttaatttttattcatcattCTCTTTCAATATTGCAGGAGAGAGGGGATGTTAAGGCAATATCAAATCAATAATGCTTTACAGAGCAGGATGCTGCATCGAGATTatccaccaaaatttttgtgaaaaattatccaatgatatttccttgaaattttaaaacatgaaaGAAACTTTTGAAGCAATGTGGTCAAAGTGCTTATTTTTCTAAACCAAATCAAGCTTCATGAGctctaatttaaaattaatatcaaaGCTTTTTATTCAACAATAGCTGATACCTTTTCTCAGGGGATTTAATGAAATCTTCTGATCACAATGCTCGAGAATGTCAGGTGGACATCCTGAAATAGGAGTTGAAAAAGAATCACCCCGTTCTATACTGAGTATGCTTAAAGAATTAGATGTGATTGCATCTAAGCACTTGCTTGATAACATCTGATCATGTGTAAAGGACAATATTTTAgttcaattttgtatgcaaATGACTGACCCTTGAATATTTCTTTCATAATCCTTTGCTTCTGATTTTTAATGACTTTTCAAAAGATTTTTCATGGCTTTTTTTCATGGATTGTTCAAAGCACGATAGTATGAGTTATTACTAAAAGACttgtctttttttgtttcagttatTGAAGTGGGATCATGAAGCTCATCCTGATCTTAAATTTGTTCCTTGTCTATCATCCATCCCTTATCAAAGCTGATGAACCGCTGGATTGGTGGCAAACTGGAGTTTTCTATCAGATTTACCCCGCTCTTTCAAAGACAGCGATGGCGATGGAGTTGGTGACCTCAATGGAATCACAGAAAAAGTTGACTACTTGAAACAGCTAGGTATTACTGCCGTCTGGCTTTCACCTATCTTTAAATCACCCATGGCTGATTTTGGGTATGATATTTCTGATTACAGAAACATTGAACCCCTGTTTGGTACTTtagatgattttgaaaaattgaagaacacACTCCATTTACATGGGATGAAACTCATTTTAGATTTTGTTCCTAACCATTCAAGTGACGAGCATGAATGGTTTCAAAATTCTGTCAAAAATATCACTCCTTACCGAGATTATTATGTGTGGAAGGACGGCCGTTTCATTGATGGAGTCCGCCACCCGCCGAACAATTGGGTCAGCCAATTTGGTGGTGCTGCCTGGACGTGGAATGATCAGCGACAGCAGTATTATCTCCACCAGTTTCATTACAAACAACCTGATCTGAACTACCGTAATCCTCTTGTTGTTGAAGAGATGAAGGAAATCCTCCGATTTTGGCTCAATAAAGGAGTTGACGGCTTTCGTATGGATGCTGTTTTCACAATCTTTGAAGATGACCGATTTTTGGACGAGCCCCGATCCTTCAAGCCTGGCTATCTTCCCACGGATTTTGATTATTACAATCACAAGTACATGCTTGACCAACCGGAAACCTTTGATATGATTTACCAATTTCGAGAAGTTTTGGATAGTTACTCAAGTCAGTCGTCTAAGTCCAAAAAACCTTGCTCTGAAAATGATGTTATTGAGTGTGATGACACCATGGCCTCTCAACTGTTAAGTGCTCATACTGGGACAAGATTCATGGCTACAGAAGCGTATTCACCAATTTCAGATGTGATGAAATACTACGGGAACACAACCCACAACGGAGctcattttcctttcaatttcttATTTATTACTGATTTAAATCGTCAGTCAGATGCATCTGACTTCGAAAAAGTAATCAAATTGTGGTATTCAAACATGCCAACGGGTAAATGGGCAAACTGGGTTGTTGGGAACCATGACCAGCATCGAGTTGCATCCCGATATGGTAGAGAACTTGTGGATGGAATTCATATGATCCAATTTCTATTACCTGGCACTGTTATCACCTATATGGGTGATGAACTTGCATTAGAGAATACTTTTATTCGCTGGGATGAAACCATTGATCCACCAGGTCTCAATGCAGGCAAAGACCggtacttgaaattttcccgTGATCCGGAACGCGCTCCATTTTTGTGGGATAGCTCAGTAAGTGCAGGGTTCTCTACAAACAAAGACACTTGGTTACCTGTTCATCCCGGTTACTGGCacttcaactttcaaaagcagcTAGCTGAATcgaaaagtcattttaaaatCTACCGTAAATTAGTCGGTTTGACTAAACACAAGGTACTGATGTATGGTGAACTAGCCATCATCATCCCATCAGACTGGGTTATCATGATTGTAAGGACATACGAAGATTCatttttcctcactattgtTAACCTTGGAAGTCGTTTTGAAACTTTAGATCTACGAAAGTCAATAGCTCTCCCTGCATCAAAATTAATGGTTTATGTGTCCAGCATGAATTCAATTTACCAAGACGGAGATATGGTTCCGTTTGAGGAGGTTCATCTTCGACCTAAGGCTGGAATAGTTCTTACAAACACAAATATTAAAGCTTGAagtgaaaatgttttttcttactGATCAAATTTCCAATCTGAGGAAAATGTGCGCAAATGTTACGACTCAGTCTTCGAAATCTGTCATCAGGCTCCTTTGTTTACCTTTGCCTTTGTTTCCTGTATTCAGGATGTCAATAGGGCGTGAAACCTCAGAAGAAAAAACGTTTCCCCAAAATATCAGAGGAAAGAGAACTAAGTTGGGGACATTAATGAAGTAGAGTGGATTCATTCTATCAATTCTCTACTGTACTTTAAGTTTTCACAATTGTTAGAATGATAATTTTGGACACTCATAAGTGAAAGCTTTGCagaaaactgacaaaaaaaaactgcctcagaaaactgataAAAAGAAACTGAGAGCTTtaaggtaaattttaaaataattggcagaaaaatgtcattttttgtgcacaatGATAGACCACCGTTTCAATTAGTCTTAAAGGTTTTGTAATTTTGATAAGATGAGCCTGGTACAAGTGAAAGTCTGTTGGACACGATGCAAAAAATAACTGAAGTTTTATTTAAGTCGCTATTTATACGGGTACTTATTGCCTTTGTCATCTGAGGAAAGGTGAATGTTTTCATCTTCTGCTTTCTAATTTATTTAATGTTTGATCTATGAGAGGTCGAggaaaaagaaagtaattttaTGGAGAGTTGATTATGTGATCAAACAGTTAACTCAGAATGTATGCATACAACGGCCCAACATGATAAAGTGCTCCATCAGCCCGGCAGCTCCTACGAGAGAAGAACCTTATGCCTCTGtgtagtttaatttttcttttaagttgCCAAAAAATACTCTAAAAACGTAGAACAAGCTGGatcaaaggttttttttctattaacaatttattcaattttgtcATTTCTCTGTCTTTTCTCCTCTGAAATTactttaacaatttttggtttaccTCTCATTATTTAAACATAATTCATCCTTGCTTTGAGCACTCGTTCAAATTtctttaagagaaaatttctttaaaagaaaTCTGAACACTCGtccaaatttcttcaaaagaaaatagGTATCTGGAAAATTacatgaatgaatgaatgtaGGTTTTGTTTGTGgtgatttttaagttttttatttttatgcagTGAAATTGCAAGGTACATACTCTCTTCTATGATTTTGTGATATTACTGTTATTTTTAGTCTCTAATTCAATTTTAATCATTAAGTGTCTGCAAACAGAGTAttagtcttttttttcttgttatctTCTGTTATACAGAAACATTAAAatgctgtttttattttatttgttaattttaccTCTCTATAGTTTTTGCACTAGTTTTTTATGCAATgaagtatatatttttttctatctaCAAAATGGAAGCACTGAGAGTGTTAGTCATTAAaatcttcttcatttttgttcTTTAAGAACATCTAACTTGATTGGTAGTGAGCAGCTTCATTTTACTTTCATTTGtacccttaaaattttgaattttcacatttttttctcagttactTTTTCATTACCACGCAGTGTTTTGGAGATTCTGAATCTCTATTGATATCCAAACGGCAAAAGGTAATATATTTTCTAACTGTATGCTTTTAGATTGAATCCTtgatctttaaatatttttcattactcactgtaaaaattttgctctctttttttaacGCATCAAATAATTCTAGTAAACCCTTTCATTAAAGTTACTGTATGCAAATGACTCTCTATGTTTGATCATACTTTTTCTCATGTTAATTTCTCAGTTTTTCCAATTGGTTCTAGAATGATGAACCTCGGTCCCCTACTTCAttaccatgattttttttacttgtttttgtgTCAGATTGTTTCCACGCACATTTTTAATGAGACTCCTGTTGTGCTCAATCTAATGAGTGATTTAAGGCTAATGAATGTATTTTAGCCTCATTGAATAATTCCAATCAATTTACTTAGGATAATAAACATTTGTTATCTCTCCATTGAAAATCTCTCTTTAATCTCATGCTCCAGGGAGTCAAAAGTGAAGGTCACGTATCAGTTAGGTTTATCTTATATGGtgttaaaacttaaaatagcCATTGCTGCcatttttttatcttcattccTACATCTGCTTTAATCAATCTGCTGCGCGAAAATTCATAGCATGAAAATAGTGAGGTGAGAAGAGAAGGTGGACGAAAGATCATCGATCATACTTTTGCTCACTTTTCTGTGGTTCCGCAAAATTTGCTCCTATTTTTAGCTTCGAATCAATTTTAATCAGCGGACTTTAATCTATTCCTAGCTTGTGAAGGTCAAAGCAtaggaaaattaaaatcttacCTCTTTCATGGTggaaattttttatgagaaattcagtactgcCTTTGCTCCTTGATAGTACTAAACGCTTTTATTGAAACCTGTAGTTGCTCACAAAATAAAAAGCTAAGAAAAGGGACATTTCCTATTGCGTCCACCTGTTTAAATTACACCTTTCAATAAAACCTCTTTTTTAACTGCAGCTCGTTTAAGATTTTTAAcgcaataatttatttttgaaacttttaaaaatttacttgatTATATACTGTGGCATCTACTAATTTTATATTTCAGCTATCCATCCTCATTAAATGGATTCACAAGTGCTCTTATCAAATAATCGTCGAGAGTGTATCAAGTTTTAGTCATTATAATATTGTACCTATTAAGAATGatgaaaatgtcatgaaatgTAAGGTCAAATAGTGTTGttaaagaaaaaggagaaaaaaaatagacattGCACCTTTTTAAATTCTTACGATGTTTAACAGCTGAGTTTGCAGCTTCAGTTGATAATTTCACACTTACTTAAATTTGTGATGAAACTTAATTAAAATTCTCTACTTTCGTTTTCGATCATTTTCCAGGAGTTACACAAATGTGTTTTCTTATAAAACTTTGCTGCATTTTTAACactctttcattttaaaacacaGTAATGAATTAATTCAcaccaaattttaaaatctacaaAATTGGGGAAGAAGCCATGAAGAGGCTTGTACGAAATGATCAGATTTCTCAAAAAACATATCCAGGtgcaattcttaaaattttaatgatcaaATTTCACTCAAAGACATGGTGCTGGCATGATATATGTTG
This window of the Bemisia tabaci chromosome 3, PGI_BMITA_v3 genome carries:
- the LOC109044306 gene encoding LOW QUALITY PROTEIN: maltase A3 (The sequence of the model RefSeq protein was modified relative to this genomic sequence to represent the inferred CDS: inserted 1 base in 1 codon) is translated as MKLILILNLFLVYHPSLIKADEPLDWWQTGVFYQIYPXSFKDSDGDGVGDLNGITEKVDYLKQLGITAVWLSPIFKSPMADFGYDISDYRNIEPLFGTLDDFEKLKNTLHLHGMKLILDFVPNHSSDEHEWFQNSVKNITPYRDYYVWKDGRFIDGVRHPPNNWVSQFGGAAWTWNDQRQQYYLHQFHYKQPDLNYRNPLVVEEMKEILRFWLNKGVDGFRMDAVFTIFEDDRFLDEPRSFKPGYLPTDFDYYNHKYMLDQPETFDMIYQFREVLDSYSSQSSKSKKPCSENDVIECDDTMASQLLSAHTGTRFMATEAYSPISDVMKYYGNTTHNGAHFPFNFLFITDLNRQSDASDFEKVIKLWYSNMPTGKWANWVVGNHDQHRVASRYGRELVDGIHMIQFLLPGTVITYMGDELALENTFIRWDETIDPPGLNAGKDRYLKFSRDPERAPFLWDSSVSAGFSTNKDTWLPVHPGYWHFNFQKQLAESKSHFKIYRKLVGLTKHKVLMYGELAIIIPSDWVIMIVRTYEDSFFLTIVNLGSRFETLDLRKSIALPASKLMVYVSSMNSIYQDGDMVPFEEVHLRPKAGIVLTNTNIKA